In one Chitinophaga sancti genomic region, the following are encoded:
- a CDS encoding SusD/RagB family nutrient-binding outer membrane lipoprotein, producing MKKYLLHIGCVITLAITMSGCKKQLEEYYTNPDKTTNPTIEKLFSSMMDNNRVRPQYWDLRTLQLNQMGKYCQSTAFVNAVDAYSQNDSYIQDRWNDFYTPNNTSTNANNDQSGSGPIAQYRTMQRLFRELPIDERPNMEVFMMAGRVLLLDQAAQMVDMFGDIPYSEAGSLDLSATISNPKFDSQVEVYDTVLTQLKEMADWFAAATLNTVATSAFTNQDFVNHGSLSKWRRYINSLRLRYLMRQSFVNEDRAKSEIQEILANPLQYPLVDGDGVGDNYSPYNTDVLIFPLTNYTNNLSNAFTEIHAHAAPDYMLNTVMLPVNDPRIPMMFDKWGNTVNKVFYPNAQFRAMSQQWTETEQNDSINYFSTIDSTTYRFNSHLPGIMMSAAETNFLKAEAFERWGLSGGTAAASYNLAVRQAVALAYYLHATNTTQYESLTQPSTADVDAFMAKAAIAYTGTSQEKLGKIWTQKWLAYGFTQCGQAWAEYRRTKYPQITIWQATDGIYVLPPTRFTYPGSEKGYNTSYKDVQSKDTRDTKIFWDVK from the coding sequence ATGAAGAAATATTTGTTACATATAGGTTGTGTTATTACGCTGGCCATTACGATGTCTGGTTGTAAAAAGCAGCTGGAGGAATATTATACAAATCCTGATAAAACGACTAATCCTACTATTGAGAAATTATTTTCCTCAATGATGGATAACAACCGTGTTCGCCCCCAATACTGGGATCTGCGTACTTTGCAGTTAAACCAAATGGGTAAGTATTGCCAGAGTACTGCTTTCGTAAATGCAGTGGACGCTTATTCCCAGAATGATAGTTATATCCAGGATCGCTGGAATGACTTTTATACACCCAACAACACGAGTACCAATGCGAATAATGACCAGTCAGGATCTGGCCCTATAGCGCAATATCGCACGATGCAGCGTTTATTCAGAGAACTGCCTATCGATGAGCGTCCAAACATGGAAGTGTTTATGATGGCAGGTAGAGTATTGTTACTGGATCAGGCTGCACAGATGGTAGATATGTTCGGTGATATTCCATACTCTGAAGCAGGTAGCCTGGATTTATCTGCTACCATCTCCAATCCTAAATTTGATTCACAGGTTGAAGTGTATGATACCGTACTGACGCAGTTGAAGGAAATGGCAGACTGGTTTGCAGCTGCGACCCTGAATACCGTAGCAACATCTGCTTTCACTAACCAGGATTTTGTGAATCATGGTAGCCTGAGCAAATGGCGTCGTTATATCAACTCCCTGCGTTTACGTTATCTGATGCGCCAGTCTTTTGTAAATGAAGACAGGGCAAAGAGTGAGATCCAGGAAATATTGGCCAATCCACTGCAGTATCCGCTGGTGGATGGGGATGGTGTAGGTGACAACTATAGCCCATATAATACTGACGTTCTGATTTTCCCGCTGACAAACTATACCAACAACCTGAGCAATGCATTTACTGAAATCCATGCACATGCAGCGCCTGACTATATGTTGAATACAGTGATGTTGCCGGTGAATGATCCACGTATTCCGATGATGTTTGATAAGTGGGGCAATACTGTTAACAAGGTGTTTTATCCGAATGCTCAATTCAGGGCGATGTCTCAGCAATGGACAGAAACAGAACAGAATGACAGTATCAACTACTTTTCTACTATTGACTCTACCACTTACCGTTTCAACTCTCACCTGCCAGGTATCATGATGAGTGCAGCTGAAACCAACTTCCTGAAAGCAGAAGCTTTTGAGCGTTGGGGATTATCCGGTGGTACTGCTGCTGCGAGTTATAACCTGGCTGTTCGTCAGGCTGTCGCGCTGGCTTACTACCTGCACGCTACGAATACTACCCAGTATGAGTCTCTCACACAGCCATCTACAGCTGATGTAGATGCATTTATGGCCAAAGCTGCAATTGCTTACACAGGTACTTCCCAGGAAAAACTGGGTAAGATCTGGACACAGAAATGGTTAGCATATGGCTTTACCCAGTGTGGACAGGCATGGGCTGAATACCGTAGGACCAAATATCCACAGATTACGATTTGGCAGGCTACCGACGGTATTTATGTATTACCTCCAACGAGGTTCACTTATCCGGGTAGTGAGAAGGGTTATAACACAAGTTATAAAGATGTACAGTCAAAAGATACCAGAGACACTAAAATCTTCTGGGATGTAAAATAA
- a CDS encoding FecR family protein yields the protein MSDRFFEMVIKDLVGDITPQEGQELQNIMREDTVSARQYDMFRTYWAQNHTDYIDGRRLFENVQMKINELENEAGTPVMQRQMKPVHKTGRVRWMAAAASLALLISAGATYYIYMRDVMMQKVTAKGQKSTFIMEDGTRVTLNADSKLEYSKDFASKNREVYLTGEAFFDVHADPQKPFIIHTSKMDIKVLGTAFNVKSYPDDASSEATLIKGAIEVTVTDNPSEKIILKPSQKLVLTNFDSTKRKAVSIRDLTPNVPSVPSVTSMTYLNDKKDSSVVMETSWLQNKLVFQDEDFGTLAKRMERWYNISIHFNRVGYRQLRFTGVLEGETIAEALNALHLTENFNYKIEDSTIVIY from the coding sequence ATGAGCGATCGTTTTTTTGAAATGGTTATAAAGGACCTGGTTGGTGACATCACACCTCAAGAAGGCCAGGAACTACAAAATATAATGCGTGAGGATACTGTCTCAGCAAGGCAGTATGACATGTTCCGTACCTATTGGGCGCAGAATCACACTGACTATATAGACGGGCGCAGGCTTTTTGAAAATGTGCAGATGAAGATCAATGAGCTGGAAAATGAAGCAGGTACACCAGTCATGCAACGGCAGATGAAGCCAGTACATAAAACAGGTCGTGTACGCTGGATGGCGGCAGCAGCATCTCTGGCACTTCTTATTTCTGCGGGGGCTACATATTATATATATATGCGTGATGTCATGATGCAAAAGGTGACTGCCAAAGGGCAGAAATCCACTTTTATCATGGAGGATGGTACGAGAGTTACACTTAATGCGGACAGTAAACTAGAATACAGTAAAGACTTTGCAAGTAAAAACAGGGAAGTATACCTGACAGGGGAGGCGTTCTTTGATGTTCATGCGGATCCACAAAAACCTTTTATCATCCATACTTCCAAAATGGATATCAAGGTATTGGGTACTGCTTTCAACGTAAAATCTTATCCGGACGATGCTTCTTCTGAAGCTACACTGATTAAAGGGGCGATAGAGGTTACCGTGACTGACAATCCATCTGAGAAAATAATTTTAAAGCCTTCTCAGAAGCTGGTGCTGACAAACTTTGACTCCACAAAGAGGAAAGCTGTCAGCATAAGAGATTTAACACCTAATGTACCGAGTGTACCCAGCGTAACATCCATGACTTACCTGAATGACAAAAAGGATTCATCGGTAGTAATGGAAACCAGCTGGTTACAAAACAAACTGGTATTTCAGGATGAAGATTTTGGAACACTGGCTAAGAGAATGGAGCGCTGGTATAATATCAGTATTCACTTTAACAGGGTAGGTTACAGACAGTTAAGGTTTACAGGTGTTTTAGAAGGGGAGACGATTGCAGAAGCACTGAATGCATTGCACCTGACGGAGAACTTCAATTATAAAATTGAAGATTCAACAATCGTAATATATTAA
- a CDS encoding SusC/RagA family TonB-linked outer membrane protein, protein MSFYVRPRGVKIPYGLLRPLLILQLTLGFILFLNLHVVANVLSSKTITLNLRSVEFKEVLSIIEHQSDYRFMFSNRNIPNKSKVDINVKDAQINTVMDMILDNSGYTYQELANNLIVIVPRGERITTVKITGKVLDQTGEALIGASVKIKGTSDGVATDENGGFTLSVPDDAILVVSYVGFKTQEVPVNGKTALTITLQPADKMINEFVVTALGIKREEKALGYAVSTITSEQINAAGNTNFASALYGKAAGVKITTAPGGATSAVNIQIRGVNSLNYSTQPLYVVDGVQIRNNNESGGVGGNNGGYWDDPRIRGNGILDINPADIENLTVLKGASATALYGSDASSGVVVITTKKGQKGRGLGVDVNYSTTRENIANQPQYQNTYGPGYYRALNVSNGSTEDGWVKYGNDGTLRPYFRAWGQFGPKMDGQMVPWWDGSMHPFSPQPNNYKQMFQKGYNSSLNVSLSNMNEKANYRFSYTRSDYKGIQIGTKQGKNTFNLNSTIKLHSKVSLDVVGGYVNTTVTNRARLMNRLFDSFDGFFSRAEDMAVVFDKYKTSKGYKWVPYDNTQLNPDEALVFNIRPELLNFLWYQLKNNEVENQDRLLSSVTLNVDLAKGLKLRARVGNDFTSINTEEKEYNEYPIAFNTTQSTGKYVVTKNRYAIVYTDLLATYANDQTKVFGYSISGGFQSRQESFTDQQSVTNGGLVTANWFSLSNSYAAQTTSEGRSKLLKYAFLGIANFSYKNYLFLEGTARQESSSTLPPASNTYFYPSVNSSFIFTDAFELPKWLSYGKIRASYGMVGNAPPPYESNILYTQKPLSTTTGSVPVLTAQNAYGNANLKSEKKTEMEFGIETKIFQNRIGVDISVYNSKVRDLLMRLSTAASNGALTRITNVGELNSKGLEIAFSANPLKRPKTNWNTRMNFAFNNSKVVSLADGVDQITFSRNGDSYSLKVVAEKGQTIGNLYMYPLATDEKGNKLVNDLGMYYVDKSKYVKAGNILPKVVGGWSNTFSYKSLTLDLTIDYRFGGEIMSMPQKYGTAAGMWESTLKYRDEAHGGLPYYVTAQGVYTQLPGHNSVAPYGKTYHDGVILPGKMKDGTDNTKIVQAAEYYYRVYTADNSGYNGPAVMKNSYIKFREAVLSYNLSRGTAMKLHMQNIRLSLIGRNLFYFYRTLKNLDPETTVGQSWINQGIDEGSTGATRSIGFSLNASF, encoded by the coding sequence ATGAGTTTTTATGTACGCCCCAGGGGCGTCAAGATCCCTTACGGGCTTTTAAGGCCATTGCTGATTTTACAACTAACGTTAGGGTTCATCCTATTCCTGAATCTGCATGTAGTTGCAAATGTTCTATCCTCAAAAACGATTACACTGAACCTCCGCTCTGTAGAATTTAAGGAGGTGCTTTCTATTATCGAACACCAGAGCGATTACCGCTTTATGTTCAGCAACAGAAATATCCCTAACAAAAGCAAAGTGGATATTAATGTGAAAGATGCTCAGATCAACACTGTGATGGATATGATCCTGGATAATTCAGGTTATACCTATCAGGAGCTGGCGAACAATCTGATTGTGATAGTGCCTAGAGGTGAGAGGATCACGACTGTGAAAATCACTGGTAAGGTATTGGATCAAACAGGTGAAGCGCTGATCGGAGCTTCAGTGAAAATCAAAGGAACTTCGGATGGGGTAGCTACAGATGAAAATGGTGGTTTTACGTTAAGCGTGCCTGACGATGCAATTCTCGTGGTATCATACGTAGGTTTCAAAACACAGGAAGTTCCTGTGAATGGAAAGACTGCGCTGACTATCACATTGCAGCCTGCAGACAAAATGATCAACGAGTTTGTAGTAACGGCGCTGGGTATCAAGAGGGAAGAAAAAGCCCTCGGTTACGCGGTATCTACCATTACATCTGAGCAAATTAACGCTGCTGGTAACACCAACTTTGCTTCCGCCTTATATGGTAAGGCGGCAGGTGTGAAAATCACTACTGCTCCGGGTGGTGCTACCAGTGCCGTTAACATCCAGATCCGTGGTGTAAACTCACTGAACTATAGCACCCAGCCACTGTATGTGGTAGACGGTGTGCAGATCCGAAACAATAACGAATCCGGTGGTGTAGGTGGTAACAACGGTGGTTATTGGGATGATCCACGTATCCGTGGTAATGGTATTCTTGATATCAACCCTGCTGATATCGAAAACCTGACTGTATTGAAAGGCGCGAGTGCGACAGCCTTGTATGGTTCTGATGCATCAAGTGGTGTGGTGGTAATCACTACCAAGAAAGGTCAGAAAGGCAGAGGCCTTGGTGTAGATGTAAACTACTCGACTACACGGGAAAACATCGCTAACCAACCTCAATATCAAAACACTTATGGCCCGGGTTACTATAGAGCATTGAACGTTTCGAATGGTTCAACTGAAGATGGTTGGGTAAAGTATGGTAATGATGGAACTCTCCGACCTTACTTCAGAGCATGGGGCCAGTTTGGTCCTAAGATGGATGGTCAGATGGTGCCTTGGTGGGATGGCTCTATGCACCCATTTTCACCCCAGCCAAACAACTATAAACAAATGTTTCAGAAGGGATACAATTCAAGTTTGAATGTATCCCTTTCGAATATGAACGAAAAAGCAAATTATCGTTTCTCTTATACACGTAGTGATTATAAAGGTATCCAGATTGGAACCAAGCAAGGTAAAAATACCTTCAACCTGAATAGTACTATCAAGCTGCATAGCAAAGTGAGCTTAGATGTGGTGGGTGGTTATGTGAATACAACTGTAACAAACAGAGCCCGACTGATGAACCGTCTCTTCGATTCATTCGATGGTTTCTTTAGCCGTGCAGAAGATATGGCGGTGGTATTCGATAAGTACAAAACAAGTAAAGGTTACAAATGGGTGCCTTATGATAATACCCAGCTCAATCCGGATGAAGCGTTGGTGTTCAACATCCGTCCGGAACTGCTGAACTTCCTGTGGTATCAGCTAAAGAATAATGAAGTTGAAAACCAGGACCGTTTATTATCCAGTGTTACCCTGAACGTTGATCTCGCAAAAGGTCTGAAACTGCGTGCCAGAGTAGGTAATGACTTCACCAGTATCAATACTGAAGAGAAAGAATATAACGAATATCCAATCGCGTTCAATACTACCCAGAGTACTGGTAAGTATGTGGTAACTAAAAACCGTTATGCTATCGTGTATACTGACCTGTTAGCTACCTATGCTAATGATCAGACAAAGGTATTCGGTTATAGCATCAGCGGTGGTTTCCAGAGCCGTCAGGAAAGTTTCACCGACCAGCAGTCTGTAACGAATGGTGGTCTGGTAACTGCTAACTGGTTCTCTCTGAGTAACTCTTACGCAGCACAGACTACATCTGAAGGACGTAGCAAACTCCTGAAATACGCTTTCCTGGGTATTGCTAACTTTAGCTATAAAAACTATTTGTTCCTGGAAGGTACTGCACGTCAGGAGTCTTCTTCTACACTGCCTCCTGCCAGCAACACTTATTTCTATCCTTCTGTGAACTCTTCATTCATTTTCACAGATGCGTTTGAATTGCCAAAATGGTTGAGCTATGGTAAGATCCGTGCATCTTATGGTATGGTAGGTAACGCGCCTCCACCATATGAATCTAACATCCTGTATACACAGAAACCACTCTCCACTACTACAGGTTCTGTACCTGTACTGACAGCACAGAATGCTTATGGTAATGCGAACCTGAAGTCTGAGAAGAAAACAGAAATGGAGTTTGGTATTGAAACCAAAATATTTCAGAATAGAATTGGTGTAGATATCTCTGTATATAACAGTAAGGTAAGAGACCTGCTGATGCGCTTGTCTACTGCTGCATCCAATGGTGCGCTGACACGTATCACAAACGTGGGTGAACTGAACAGTAAAGGTTTGGAAATCGCTTTCAGTGCTAATCCGCTGAAACGTCCAAAAACTAACTGGAATACCCGTATGAACTTCGCCTTCAACAACTCTAAAGTTGTGAGCCTGGCAGACGGTGTTGACCAGATTACATTCAGCAGAAATGGTGACTCCTACTCCCTGAAAGTAGTTGCAGAAAAAGGTCAGACTATTGGTAACCTTTATATGTATCCACTGGCTACAGATGAAAAGGGTAACAAACTGGTGAACGACCTGGGTATGTATTATGTAGACAAGTCAAAATATGTGAAAGCTGGTAACATCCTGCCTAAGGTAGTAGGTGGTTGGTCCAATACTTTCAGCTATAAATCCCTGACCCTGGATCTGACTATCGACTATCGCTTTGGTGGTGAGATCATGTCTATGCCACAGAAATATGGTACTGCAGCGGGTATGTGGGAATCAACGCTGAAATACAGAGATGAAGCACATGGTGGTTTACCATATTATGTAACTGCGCAGGGTGTTTATACCCAGCTACCTGGTCACAATTCAGTTGCTCCATATGGTAAAACATATCATGATGGTGTGATTCTGCCTGGTAAGATGAAAGATGGTACTGACAATACTAAGATCGTTCAGGCAGCTGAATACTATTACAGAGTCTATACTGCTGATAACAGCGGTTATAATGGTCCTGCTGTTATGAAAAACAGTTATATCAAATTCAGAGAGGCTGTACTGAGCTACAACCTGTCAAGAGGAACCGCGATGAAACTGCATATGCAGAATATCCGTTTGTCATTGATTGGTAGAAACCTGTTCTACTTCTACAGAACATTGAAGAACCTTGACCCTGAAACCACTGTTGGTCAAAGCTGGATCAACCAGGGTATCGATGAAGGCTCTACAGGTGCGACCCGTAGTATTGGTTTTAGTTTAAATGCAAGTTTCTAA
- a CDS encoding DinB family protein codes for MSQQLEVWMRGPIAGIPSLLQPVAHALLQAQEEIHAHLKDFPASKLWDTPFDCASVAFHLQHIRGVLDRLFTYAESKSLTEAQLNDLAAEGKKQAHISLHSLLAALDAQITISLARLRATEEYALAVPRGVGRKQIPTTLGGLLFHSAEHTMRHTGQLLVTIKILKHQL; via the coding sequence ATGAGCCAGCAACTTGAAGTCTGGATGCGCGGCCCCATTGCCGGCATCCCCTCCCTGCTCCAACCCGTAGCACATGCACTCCTGCAGGCACAGGAAGAAATTCATGCTCACCTCAAAGATTTCCCTGCATCTAAACTATGGGATACCCCCTTCGACTGTGCTTCTGTCGCTTTTCATCTTCAACATATCAGGGGTGTGCTGGATCGTCTTTTTACCTATGCGGAATCCAAATCTCTCACCGAAGCCCAGCTGAACGATCTTGCTGCTGAGGGCAAAAAGCAGGCACATATTTCATTACATTCCCTGCTTGCTGCACTCGATGCACAGATCACGATTAGTCTTGCCAGATTGCGGGCCACCGAAGAATATGCACTTGCTGTACCCCGCGGCGTTGGCAGAAAGCAAATTCCCACTACACTCGGTGGTTTATTATTCCATTCAGCAGAACATACAATGCGTCATACCGGCCAGTTACTTGTTACAATAAAAATCTTAAAGCATCAGTTATAA
- a CDS encoding SusC/RagA family TonB-linked outer membrane protein, protein MKRRLLFLSRICLHSIWMLLLSMLAFSQSRTITGKVLDVSGHSPLPGVTVQVKGATIGTQTRTDGTYTLNVPSGNVTLVFTFVGYKTEEMPLGASNIVNINLSSDVTSLKDVIVVGYGTQKKQEVTSSITAITAADFRQSGARNALDLIQGKVAGLQISRIGGSNPNTSPAIQLRGITSFTGTMSPLVIIDGIPGGNLDLLQQDDIAGFSVLKDGSAAAIYGTQANGGVIIVTTKKGTKGPARVTYNNYFRKEFKYRIPKFLTADEYAAKIADGEINATDKGYRTDFVDLLVNHDNLTQNHNLAFSGGNDQSNYRASLYYLNQQGILKANERQQYGGRLSITSKGLDDRLTAQINLATNFNKANLLTDGGNLQGYYTFNPTYSPYNKDGSYYFEQTSTNELARINQETDIRLQQTTSGDAKVSLNLIKGLKASIFGAVTRDSYNESGYADMMSETSVENYDSSGYAWQSSFLNIKYAVEPTLEYSATINKNHTITAIGGYSYRYEFEKTFDVNNYGFVNDVFHEDNIGTGNQLLAGKAGMSSNKKDNKLIAFFGRVNYNYKDKYMISMILRHEGSSRFGANNKWGNFPALSIGWNMRDEAFMQGLTFLDELKVRAGYGVTGNSGIDNYASLVTMSTGGTYLNPDGVWRQTYGPKRNPNPDLKWEKKSEYNLGVDFSFYKGRITGAIDVYKRVTNDLLEYVKTQQPSFVTNEIYANVGQVSSKGVEITLSGVPVRTKAFSWNVDMAFSTARNILDRYSNSVYTIKYVTYGDIGGYGALGDAIRTYGGDRIGNFYGKRFAGLTSTGDWLFYKADGTKASADQLDSEKDFGVIGNAVPKVYLSFTNTFRYKNFDLRAFMRGKFGYNILNTMEMFYGSKASLPSNVLETAFTKNGNITGGYQYSSYYIEKGNFMKLDELTLGYTVPFKNRKTIQNMRLYFTATNLFTITNYTGNDPDMIRDTGLNPGVDAINASDSRTPYMGTRGFMVGLNVGF, encoded by the coding sequence ATGAAGAGAAGATTACTATTTCTTTCTCGGATATGCCTGCACAGTATATGGATGTTACTCCTCTCCATGCTGGCATTTTCCCAGTCCCGCACCATTACCGGAAAGGTTTTGGATGTGAGTGGACATAGTCCTTTACCCGGTGTGACCGTGCAGGTGAAGGGTGCTACGATAGGCACCCAGACGAGAACAGACGGTACTTATACCCTGAATGTTCCCAGTGGCAATGTGACGCTGGTGTTTACTTTTGTAGGTTATAAAACGGAAGAAATGCCATTAGGCGCTTCGAACATTGTTAATATTAATTTAAGTTCTGACGTAACATCACTGAAAGATGTGATAGTAGTAGGGTATGGTACGCAAAAGAAACAGGAAGTGACTTCCTCTATTACCGCTATTACTGCTGCCGATTTCCGCCAGAGTGGTGCACGTAATGCACTTGATCTGATCCAGGGTAAAGTAGCAGGTCTCCAGATTTCCCGTATCGGTGGCTCTAACCCTAATACCAGTCCAGCTATTCAGTTGCGTGGTATCACTTCGTTTACAGGTACGATGTCTCCCCTTGTAATTATCGATGGTATTCCCGGTGGTAATCTTGATCTGTTACAACAGGATGATATTGCGGGTTTCTCTGTACTGAAAGATGGTTCTGCGGCAGCAATCTATGGTACGCAGGCGAATGGGGGTGTGATCATTGTGACCACCAAAAAAGGTACAAAAGGACCTGCCCGCGTAACTTATAATAATTACTTCCGAAAGGAATTTAAATATCGCATTCCAAAATTCCTCACAGCAGATGAATATGCAGCAAAAATAGCTGATGGTGAAATCAATGCGACTGATAAAGGTTACAGAACTGATTTCGTAGACCTGCTGGTGAATCACGATAACTTAACACAGAATCATAACCTGGCCTTCTCTGGTGGTAATGATCAGTCTAACTACCGCGCCAGCTTGTATTACCTGAACCAGCAAGGTATTCTGAAAGCAAATGAACGCCAGCAATACGGTGGGCGTTTGAGCATTACATCGAAGGGATTGGATGATCGGCTGACCGCGCAGATCAACCTGGCGACCAACTTCAATAAAGCAAATTTGCTCACAGATGGAGGTAACCTGCAGGGATACTATACTTTCAACCCTACTTATTCTCCCTATAACAAAGATGGTTCTTATTATTTTGAACAAACGAGTACAAATGAACTCGCCAGGATAAACCAGGAAACTGACATCCGTCTGCAGCAAACGACTTCAGGTGATGCCAAGGTATCACTGAATCTCATAAAAGGTTTGAAAGCATCCATTTTTGGCGCTGTTACCCGCGATAGTTATAATGAAAGTGGCTATGCTGATATGATGTCTGAGACATCAGTTGAAAACTATGATTCCAGTGGTTATGCCTGGCAATCTTCTTTTCTGAATATAAAATATGCTGTAGAGCCGACCCTGGAATATAGTGCTACTATTAATAAGAACCATACTATCACCGCGATTGGTGGGTATAGCTACCGCTATGAATTTGAAAAAACTTTTGATGTTAACAACTATGGTTTTGTAAATGATGTCTTCCATGAAGATAACATTGGTACAGGTAACCAATTGCTGGCAGGTAAAGCTGGCATGAGCAGCAATAAAAAAGATAATAAGCTCATCGCATTCTTTGGTAGGGTGAACTATAACTACAAGGATAAATACATGATCAGTATGATCCTGCGTCATGAAGGTTCTTCCCGTTTCGGTGCGAACAACAAGTGGGGTAATTTCCCTGCCTTGTCCATCGGTTGGAACATGCGTGATGAAGCATTTATGCAGGGACTTACTTTTCTTGATGAACTGAAAGTAAGAGCTGGTTACGGTGTGACTGGTAACTCTGGTATCGATAACTATGCCTCCCTTGTAACCATGAGTACAGGTGGTACCTATCTGAATCCGGATGGTGTTTGGCGCCAGACCTATGGTCCCAAGAGAAACCCTAACCCGGATCTGAAATGGGAAAAGAAATCAGAATACAACCTGGGTGTTGACTTCAGTTTCTACAAAGGCCGTATTACCGGTGCGATCGATGTATACAAACGTGTAACCAATGACTTGTTGGAATATGTAAAAACCCAGCAACCTTCATTCGTAACCAATGAAATTTATGCAAACGTAGGTCAGGTATCTTCCAAAGGTGTAGAGATCACGCTGAGTGGTGTACCTGTAAGAACGAAAGCGTTTTCCTGGAACGTAGATATGGCATTTAGCACTGCCAGAAATATCCTGGACCGCTATTCCAATTCTGTGTATACAATTAAGTATGTTACTTATGGCGACATTGGTGGTTATGGTGCATTGGGTGACGCGATCCGTACTTACGGAGGTGACCGTATTGGTAACTTCTATGGTAAACGTTTTGCAGGCCTGACTAGCACAGGAGATTGGTTGTTCTACAAGGCAGATGGTACCAAAGCTTCTGCTGACCAGCTGGATAGCGAAAAAGATTTTGGTGTGATCGGGAACGCCGTTCCTAAAGTATACCTGTCTTTTACAAACACTTTCAGGTATAAAAACTTTGATCTGAGAGCTTTCATGCGTGGAAAGTTTGGTTACAATATCCTCAATACCATGGAAATGTTCTATGGTTCCAAGGCTTCCCTGCCTAGTAATGTACTGGAAACAGCATTTACAAAGAATGGGAATATTACTGGCGGTTATCAGTATTCCAGCTACTACATTGAAAAGGGCAACTTTATGAAACTGGATGAGCTGACCCTTGGTTATACTGTTCCGTTTAAGAACAGAAAAACGATCCAGAATATGAGGCTCTACTTCACAGCTACTAACCTGTTTACAATTACTAATTACACAGGTAATGATCCTGACATGATCAGAGACACAGGTCTGAACCCAGGAGTTGATGCAATCAATGCTTCAGATAGCCGTACGCCATATATGGGTACCCGTGGCTTTATGGTTGGATTGAATGTAGGATTCTAA
- a CDS encoding sialidase family protein — protein MKKGLLSCLLFSSLLPLMAQQKASLVREEMVMEKPPVPAAHASTMTQLADGRLMMSWFGGSRESAKDVCIYTAIYANGKWSAPVVVADGVVNDSTRYAAWNPVLYTNKKGVLLLFYKVGPNPREWWGVMKTSKNNGKTWSKALALPDSILGPIRNKPVLLSNGLLLHPSSTESLDEKSWHVHVEFSDINGKHWRRVNLDCDTFGVIQPTILFHPGNKLQMLCRSRQNAIVESWSADNGVTWSPLRKQEMLNPNSGIDAVTLKSGLHVLIYNPAVSGKDWSDGRNELRVGVSKDGEHWEDVYELEKHPKGEFSYPAVIEGKNGEIHISYTYDRKNIKHVVIRL, from the coding sequence ATGAAGAAAGGGTTATTGTCATGTTTATTATTCAGTAGCTTATTGCCCCTGATGGCGCAGCAAAAGGCTAGCCTGGTAAGAGAGGAAATGGTGATGGAAAAGCCTCCGGTGCCGGCGGCGCATGCTTCTACTATGACACAGCTGGCAGATGGCCGGTTAATGATGTCGTGGTTTGGAGGCAGCCGGGAGAGTGCAAAGGATGTATGTATTTATACCGCAATATATGCGAATGGTAAATGGTCTGCCCCTGTGGTGGTAGCTGATGGAGTGGTGAATGATTCCACCAGGTATGCGGCCTGGAATCCGGTGCTATATACTAATAAGAAAGGGGTGTTGTTATTATTTTATAAGGTAGGACCTAATCCACGGGAATGGTGGGGGGTAATGAAGACTTCTAAAAACAATGGCAAAACCTGGTCTAAGGCCCTCGCATTGCCGGATAGTATTTTGGGGCCTATTAGAAATAAGCCTGTTTTATTGTCAAATGGGTTATTGCTGCATCCTTCCAGTACGGAAAGCCTGGATGAAAAGAGCTGGCATGTACATGTAGAGTTTTCTGATATAAATGGAAAGCATTGGAGACGCGTAAACCTCGATTGCGATACTTTTGGTGTGATACAACCTACCATACTTTTTCATCCTGGCAATAAGCTCCAGATGCTATGCAGGAGCAGGCAGAATGCGATCGTGGAGAGCTGGTCTGCAGATAATGGGGTGACCTGGTCTCCGTTGAGAAAACAGGAGATGCTGAATCCTAATAGTGGTATTGATGCCGTTACACTGAAGAGTGGACTGCATGTGCTGATCTATAATCCGGCAGTGAGTGGAAAAGACTGGTCCGATGGCAGGAATGAGCTGCGGGTAGGTGTCTCAAAGGATGGGGAACATTGGGAAGATGTGTATGAGCTGGAAAAGCATCCGAAAGGAGAGTTTAGTTATCCGGCGGTGATAGAAGGGAAGAATGGAGAGATACATATTAGCTATACATATGATAGGAAGAATATTAAACATGTGGTCATCAGGTTATAA